In Bombus vancouverensis nearcticus chromosome 1, iyBomVanc1_principal, whole genome shotgun sequence, a single genomic region encodes these proteins:
- the Dpit47 gene encoding DNA polymerase interacting tpr containing protein of 47kD, whose product MEGTSKKGNKVWTDDERLKLASKLDAELDEYISNLEKKSYTEGWSEDRWEEEMEKHPFFMKKTPEPGEELSPLMEGLQQLKYGEDENTPEELANNYKEDGNFNFKYKNYRLSILSYTEGIRAKCKDIDLMAQLYNNRAAAHFMLKNYRSSLNDCKLALRLIPNYTKVLNRAATCCFHMKDYKQCIDFCNRILNKSPNDEIIFHLKSQAVIEGERLKRDKRKQDRLERKLNKEEEELLNVIKEKGVNLESIEGKRNPTLKDLEPQIPQEAHCSSYLDAQNKLIWPVLILYPETKQTDFIQNFHEDTLFIDQLEELFNDPPEWDSHRRYIPENINVYFEDKDKCSLHKVNVDQSLGQILKHERLIIRGGTPMFLALVKSSQAEVGFLAMYTS is encoded by the exons ATGGAAGGAACAagtaaaaaaggaaataaagtaTGGACTGATGACGAAAGATTAAAACTTGCTTCAAAATTAGACGCTGAACTCGATGAATATATTAGTAATTTGGAAAAGAAGAGCTATACTGAAGGATGGTCAGAAGATCGGTGGGAAGAGGAAATGGAAAAACATCCATTTTTCATGAAAAAGACACCGGAACCTGGAGAAGAACTTTCTCCATTGATGGAAGGTTTACAACAGCTCAAATATGGGGAAGATGAGAATACACCTGAGG aaCTTGCAAATAATTATAAGGAAGatggaaatttcaatttcaagtaTAAAAATTATAGATTAAGTATTCTGAGTTACACAGAAGGAATAAGAGCTAAATGCAAAGATATTGACTTAATGGCTCAGCTTTATAATAATAGAGCTGCTGCACATTTTATGTTAAAAAATTATAG aTCAAGCTTAAATGACTGCAAGCTTGCTTTGAGGTTAATACCAAATTACACAAAAGTTTTGAACAGAGCTGCCACTTGTTGTTTTCATATGAAAGATTACAAACAGTGTATTGACTTTTGTAATCGGATACTCAATAAATCTCCTAATGACGagataatatttcatttaaaatcacAAGCAGTAATTGAAGGA gAACGTCTGAAAAGAGATAAAAGAAAACAAGATAGATTAGAAaggaaattaaataaagaagaagaagaattactaaatgtaataaaagaaaaaggtgTTAATTTAGAATCGATCGAAGGGAAAAGAAATCCAACTTTAAAAGATCTAGAACCTCAAATTCCACAAGAGGCACATTGTAGTTCTTATTTGGATGCACAAAATAAACTCATTTGGCCAGTTCTGATTTTATATCCTGAAACAAAGCAGACAGATTTCATACAAAATTTTCATGAGGATACATT GTTCATAGATCAATTAGAAGAGCTGTTTAATGATCCACCTGAGTGGGACTCACACAGACGTTATATTCCtgaaaatataaatgtttattttGAGGATAAAGATAAATGTTCTCTGCATAAAGTGAACGTCGATCAGTCTCTAGGGCAAATATTGAAGCACGAGCG aCTTATAATTCGCGGGGGAACGCCGATGTTTTTAGCACTTGTTAAGTCCAGCCAGGCGGAGGTGGGATTTTTAGCTATGTATACATCGTAA